The Nocardia sp. NBC_00508 nucleotide sequence ATCGAGCCACGACCCGGTCGCGGCGCGGGAATTCGCGGCGCGGCTCCGCACTATCGCCGAACAGATCGAGGAGCAGATCACCGCCTGAGTTTCACCGCCACCAGTGCCCCGCAGTCGGATGCATTCCCTGCGGGGCACTTTGCGTCGCAGGCCGGGTATCCCGCACGAACGACATTTTATTGATAATTCCTGAAACGCATGTTGCTGGAGTTATTACTTTGTTATCGAATTCGGGCGTGTTGGACTTTGCGTTGTGTGCTCTATGACGAAAGGTGAATCCTCGGATCGGATCCGCAGGACTGACGAAGCACCGTGATGGTTTTCGAATCAATTCGAGGTCTTTGGTGAGGTCCCACGCGCCACGAACTGCGGCGTCCACGGCCCGCCACCGGCCGACGATCTGAGCATCGGAGGACCGCATCATGGCATCATCGACCGACGTCCGATATTTCCGCTACCTGCGACGCGCTGTTTTGTGGGCGCTTGCCGCCGGAGCTGCCGCGCTCATGGGCATGTTGCTCAACGCAGGAACGGCATCGGCCCAGCCGGTGGCGATTCCCGCCGTGGGAACAGCCGAGGTCGCCGAGGCGATCCCGCTTCCCGGTGTACCTGAAGAACCGTTCCGGAACCACGCCATTCTCCCGGTCTCGGAAGCTCCGATCCTGGCCGAGGTATTGGAAGAAACCCCGATCCTGGCCGACATCTCCGAAATCGAGTTCCGTACTTCCATTCCGGTTCCGCAAATCGAGATCGCACCGTTCACGCCGGCTCCGATAATTGAGCTTCCGATTTCGGTGTCCGTTCCCGCGGTTGAGGTACCGGTGGTCGCGGTTGTCCCGCCGATCCAGATTCCGTTCCTCAATGTCCTTCCATCGATCGAATTACCCTTCCATGCTGGAACACCGGAAATCATGCCGCGGGCGCCGACACCGCCCGCCGCGGTGACGCCACAGAAGACCACCGGCGAGATCGCCGTCGACGCCGCGCGGACCAAACTCGGCGCGGACTACAACTACGGCGCGGTCGGCCCAGACTCCTTCGACTGCTCGGGACTGGTGCAGTGGTCCTATGGACAGGCCGGTGTCGACCTTCCGCGCACCAGCCACGAACAGCTCGCCTCCGGTACGCCGATACCGCTGGACAACTTGCAACCGGGCGATGTGGTGGCGTTCTACGACGGAAGCCACTCCGCTCTCTATGCCGGTGAAGGCACCGTCATCCACGCGTCGACCTACGGCACCGGGGTGATCGCCTCGCCCCTCGCATCGATGCCAGTAGCGGGTGCCCGCCGATTCTGACCTCCGCCCGTGAACATTCCTCGCCACCGGGATCTGTCCCCGGGGCCGACCGGGCGAGGACGGTTCGCCGACATCGCGATCGGCTCCCTGCGCCAGTCAGGGTGAGACCGCGGCAGCCTTCAGCTCGGCCAGGATTTCGGTATCGGGCCAGTCGCGGATCTCATAGCGGCTGGGTGACAGATCCGGGATCGGCGTGAGACCGGTAAGGGTTGCGACGGTATCGAACGGGACCTCGAAAAGACGCTCCAGATCGCCATTTTCGTCGTCTCGGCAAAACACGACGTAGTCGGCTTCCGGGAGAAGGTACTCGACGCCCTCGCCCCAGACCGTGATCGTGTAGGGACCGTTGTCGCCGTGGCCGTACATGACCGAGCCGACATAGGCGGGCTCGACGCCATAGGGAGTGAACTCGACATCCCGCTCGACGATCTCATTGAGAATCTGGGCCTGAGCGTCGTATTCCGTCACTGCCAGACCACATCGAGCGCGCTGCACTGCGGGCAAGTGGCGGTGTGCGGGCGAGCGATCGAGCGGGATCAGTGCGCCGGTGTCGTCCACGGTGTACCCCTGCGGCGAGATCGGGCGGACCGCGTCGCGGTACTGCTCCTCTACTGCCTCGAAGACCTGCTCGAGCTCGTCCCCGCCGGGCGCGATGATCAGGGTGTCGATGTCGGGCATGAACGCGACCGGCGGCTCGGCTTCGGCGCCGGATCCGGCGAGCCAACCGGGAAGCAGAGGCCAGGAGGCGCAGTAGCCGTCGCCGTCGTCGACGAAGCGCAGGATGCCCGGTTCCTTGATGCCAGTGAAACCCACCATGGCGCCCAGGTTTTCGCGAGCGACCGCGAAAACCTCGTCGACGGTGACGCCCCACTCCTGAACCGACGCGTAGGTGACGATTGATCGCGTATTGGGCATATCGATGGCGACCAGCTCGTCCACGAAGGGAAACGCGGGCCGCGTGATCGGACGCAGCTCGAGTTCCGGTACATCCACGCCGAAGCTATTGGGCCGCAACACCGGCCGCAGTGCGGACCGCACCGACGGCCAGTCCCGCTCCGGATCTCGCAGCTCGCCCAAGGCTTCCAAGTGCCGGGCCACGCGGGCGTCGCGCTCCGCGTCATCGAGCTCGCGGGTCTCCCGAAAGATATTGTGCAGGTGGAGAATCAGATCGCCGCTGCGTATCGCGAACTCATCCTGGTCGTACTCGATGTCGGTCTCGCCACGCGCGGATAGATGTTGCATGACGAGCACGGCGAACGCGTCGGTTTCGTCGTCGAAATTCTGCACGCGGCCACCGTAGCCGGGAACACCGACAGACGCAGGACGCAGTCTTACCGCGTGAGGGGACCGTGCCGGTCCAGATGCAGGTAGGTGAAGCCGGTGACGATCAGACACACGACGGTCGCGGTGTTCAGCATGGCCCAGCCCGCGACGACCAGGCTCAGCAGTCCACCGAGCAGGGCGCCGAGCGCGAAACTCGCGTAGAGCAGGAAGTATCCGAGCCAGTCGGCGTAGTCGCCGCCACTGAGGTGGCGCTCGATGCCTTGGCCCAGTTTGACCAGCGTGCCGGTGACGTAACTCAGCGGCACCGACACCTCCTCGTTCCGCACGAACGAGGTATTGAGCGCGCCGACTCCGAACGCGACGAACATGATCGGTAACAAGCCGATCCGCTCAGCGGTGGCCTGGTACTCCAGGACGTCGACCACCGAGGCCACCGCTAGGCAAACGGTGGTGAGCAGGGTAGGACCGTGCGGGTGGCCGGACCAGTACCGCCTGCGGCACCAGGAGGCGACCACGACGCCGGACAGGAACGACATGAGCAGACCGACGGCCGCCACCGCCATATCGGGCTCGTCGTGGAAGTGCCCGAGGACGGCCCGTTCGGTATTGCCCGTCATGAACGTGACGAAATAGCCAGCCGTATGCATGAATGCCGCCGCACCGATCAAGCCGGCAAGCGCGGCGAGCACCCAGGACAGTCTGGCCTCGGCGTCGAACAGTGCCTGTTTGCGACTATCGTCCGGTTTCGGCAGGTCCAACTCCTTCCGGGGCGGGCGCAACATCTCAGTGATACAGGCTCGTTCCCGAAATTCGCCCACGAAGCGCCGAGGTTCGCCAATGGATTGCCATCGGTTCATTCCGGATGCCCGTTCGCCTCGTCGATTCGCGCAGTCGGTTCCCACGCGGTTACCGAGTGACTTAGAAGTGCCGTCTTCCCTGGTCAGCCTGGGTGACGGAAGATGCTGTCAGTTACAAGAAGTAACCGTCCAGTTCGTAGCGAAGGACCTCTGATCGTGAACGCAGGAAAGAAGGCCGTGGTAACGGGTGGAACGCACGGCATGGGGCTGGCCATCGTCGAGGCCTTGCTCGCCGAAGGCGTCGAGGTGGTGCTGACCGGCCGCAACGAGGACAACCTCGGGCAGGCGCGGGCACGCTTGGCCGGGCGGCGGGCACATGCCGTGCGGTCGGATGCGGCGGTCGCTGCCGACATCGACGCTCTCGGCGCGTTTGTCGAAGAGCGGCTCGGCCGGGTCGACGCGCTGTTCGTCAACCACGGGACCGCGGAGTTCCAGACCTTGGACGCCGCCACCGAGGCATCGTTCGACCGTCAATTCGCGATCAACACCAAGGGCGCGTTCTTCACGGTCCAGCGGCTGGCGCCGTTGCTGGCCGATGGCGGCTCGATCGTGTTCACGACAGTCGCCAACGATGTCGTCTTCCCCGGGCTCAGCGCCTACTCCGGGTCGAAGGAAGCGCTGCGGGCGATCGCCCAGGTGCTGGCCGCCGAGTTGCTGCCGCGCCGGATCCGGGTGAACTCGGTGGCGCCCGGATTCATCGAGACGCCGACCATGGGCGTGGTCGGGCTGACCGAGCAGGAGCGAGCGGAGTTCTTGGCGCAAGGCGAGCGCAGTACTCCCTTGCGGCGCAACGGCACCGTGGACGAGGTGGCGAAGGCGGCGTTGTTCCTCGCCTTCGACGCCACGTTCACCACGGGAGTCGAGCTTCCGGTCGACGGCGGTTGGGGGCAGGGTCTCGGTGCGCCCGCACTGGCGGAAGAGGTGGCGGTATGACGCAGAAGGTCGCGTCGTTCGCCGAGATCGAGGACGAGTTCGACGCCTACATCGGGCGAACCGTCTACGCGACGATGGTCACGGTGGACAAGCGGAATCGGCCCCGCACCAGGATTCTGATCCCGATCTGGGAGACCGTGGCGGGGCGCCCGCTCGGGGGGCTGGCGACCTACCGCACGCCGGTCAAGGAGGCACACATCGCGAACAATCCGCACGTGAGCTTCTCTTACTGGGCGCAGGGCAGCAACAACTCCGTCGCCGTCGACGCCACCGCCGAGGGGGTGGACAGCGTCGATATCCGGCAGCGGGTGTGGAAGCTGTACCGCCGGACCAGTCCGCGCGGCGCCGGCTACGACCTCGGCCAGTTCTGGCGCTCGCCGCAGGACCCCCAGCTGCGGATCCTGCGGTTGGAGCCGTGGCGGATCCAGGTGATCCGCGGCAGGGATCTGCGCAGCCGGATATGGCAGGCATCCGCCGCGGTGGGCAGGCTGTGAGCTGAGTCCGCGAGGATGGTCCGCCGCTCGGTTACGGTGCTGAGGTGGATTCTCTGCTCGACTTCCTGCTGACCGAGCCCGTCGCGACGGCGCCGCTGAACGACGTCGCCGCCGCGTGGACGCGACATCAGGTGGCCGCGAACCGATTCGATCGGCCGGTCGATGTCGCGATCGCGGGCGGCTTCGGCGCCGACCGGCTCGGTTTCGCGTTCCTCTCCGGCTATCAGGAGGCGCTGCGGACACTGATCCCGGATCTGCCGGACGACGAGCTGGTC carries:
- a CDS encoding C40 family peptidase yields the protein MASSTDVRYFRYLRRAVLWALAAGAAALMGMLLNAGTASAQPVAIPAVGTAEVAEAIPLPGVPEEPFRNHAILPVSEAPILAEVLEETPILADISEIEFRTSIPVPQIEIAPFTPAPIIELPISVSVPAVEVPVVAVVPPIQIPFLNVLPSIELPFHAGTPEIMPRAPTPPAAVTPQKTTGEIAVDAARTKLGADYNYGAVGPDSFDCSGLVQWSYGQAGVDLPRTSHEQLASGTPIPLDNLQPGDVVAFYDGSHSALYAGEGTVIHASTYGTGVIASPLASMPVAGARRF
- a CDS encoding pyridoxamine 5'-phosphate oxidase family protein, translating into MTQKVASFAEIEDEFDAYIGRTVYATMVTVDKRNRPRTRILIPIWETVAGRPLGGLATYRTPVKEAHIANNPHVSFSYWAQGSNNSVAVDATAEGVDSVDIRQRVWKLYRRTSPRGAGYDLGQFWRSPQDPQLRILRLEPWRIQVIRGRDLRSRIWQASAAVGRL
- a CDS encoding YoaK family protein — protein: MLRPPRKELDLPKPDDSRKQALFDAEARLSWVLAALAGLIGAAAFMHTAGYFVTFMTGNTERAVLGHFHDEPDMAVAAVGLLMSFLSGVVVASWCRRRYWSGHPHGPTLLTTVCLAVASVVDVLEYQATAERIGLLPIMFVAFGVGALNTSFVRNEEVSVPLSYVTGTLVKLGQGIERHLSGGDYADWLGYFLLYASFALGALLGGLLSLVVAGWAMLNTATVVCLIVTGFTYLHLDRHGPLTR
- a CDS encoding SDR family oxidoreductase, which produces MNAGKKAVVTGGTHGMGLAIVEALLAEGVEVVLTGRNEDNLGQARARLAGRRAHAVRSDAAVAADIDALGAFVEERLGRVDALFVNHGTAEFQTLDAATEASFDRQFAINTKGAFFTVQRLAPLLADGGSIVFTTVANDVVFPGLSAYSGSKEALRAIAQVLAAELLPRRIRVNSVAPGFIETPTMGVVGLTEQERAEFLAQGERSTPLRRNGTVDEVAKAALFLAFDATFTTGVELPVDGGWGQGLGAPALAEEVAV